In a single window of the Oscarella lobularis chromosome 2, ooOscLobu1.1, whole genome shotgun sequence genome:
- the LOC136199989 gene encoding uncharacterized protein — protein MLKPILLLVFPFIHTVSAMTPPLLEAESLSEPSWLNLNTTRVPAIPHPGQTVTVVTYGLENYFHSLMTPQFICRYTSKGDRGLSVNTDYARLRKLEDDDPCLVIDCPLESVASWEFDERTALVSVLFRKKAGLKFVGFRGANEISFISEWTCYEYDTIKAIIVIYGISLDPEYDHTIILTLDNGKKITACARPKTLTKIVYNLKDDIQTLEEEHMANITIETTQGVIVYRGDKGDSVVLQPLLHAACHPDNHKVVDQPWRKISNTATYPRYCDQRSVGIRAHGWNRIDPKIGGNMPQSCPSYNRCGTYGPGWLRDPLPTEKGMEMANTVCFRWNCYCCNYKTPIKVINCGEFYVYWLPPPPRCDMAYCGNH, from the coding sequence ATGCTGAAGCCGATACTTCTGCTCGTCTTTCCATTCATCCATACGGTATCAGCCATGACTCCTCCTCTCCTAGAAGCGGAAAGTCTTTCCGAACCGAGCTGGCTCAACTTGAATACGACCCGAGTTCCAGCGATACCCCATCCCGGTCAAACGGTCACCGTCGTCACGTACGGCCTCGAAAACTACTTTCATTCTCTAATGACTCCCCAATTCATCTGCCGCTATACGAGTAAGGGCGATCGTGGGTTGAGTGTCAACACCGACTACGCTCGTCTTCGAAAgctcgaagacgatgatCCTTGTCTCGTTATCGACTGCCCGCTCGAGAGCGTGGCGTCGTGGGAGTTCGATGAACGAACAGCCCTCGTTTCAGTTCTCTTCCGAAAGAAAGCAGGATTAAAATTTGTCGGATTTAGAGGCGCGAACGAAATCTCGTTCATTAGCGAGTGGACGTGTTACGAATACGACACGATCAAAGCGATAATCGTCATATACGGCATCAGTCTGGATCCCGAATACGACCACACGATAATACTCACACTAGACAACGGGAAAAAAATCACCGCTTGCGCGCGACCCAAGACCCTGACTAAAATCGTCTACAACCTAAAGGACGACATTCAAACTCTAGAAGAAGAACACATGGCAAACATAACAATTGAAACAACGCAAGGCGTCATAGTCTACCGCGGCGACAAAGGCGACTCGGTCGTCCTCCAACCTCTGCTCCACGCGGCCTGCCACCCAGACAATCATAAGGTCGTCGATCAACCGTGGAGAAAGATATCGAACACGGCCACTTATCCGCGCTACTGCGATCAGAGAAGCGTAGGAATACGAGCGCACGGGTGGAATCGCATCGATCCGAAAATCGGCGGCAATATGCCCCAATCGTGCCCGTCTTATAACCGTTGCGGCACGTATGGGCCCGGTTGGTTGCGCGACCCGCTTCCCACCGAGAAAGGAATGGAGATGGCCAATACGGTCTGTTTTCGTTGGAACTGCTACTGTTGCAACTACAAGACGCCGATCAAGGTCATCAATTGCGGCGAATTTTACGTCTATTGGCTGCCACCGCCTCCCAGATGCGATATGGCTTATTGCGGCAATCATTGA